Proteins from a genomic interval of Papaver somniferum cultivar HN1 chromosome 4, ASM357369v1, whole genome shotgun sequence:
- the LOC113275394 gene encoding chloroplastic group IIB intron splicing facilitator CRS2-B, chloroplastic-like, with product MLYSVWAPTTFTPYQRIPDFRRKRPIHTKFRVSASIPDTHGPKKEYTPWLIVGLGNPGNKYHGTRHNVGFEMIDSISQKEGIKLNTIQSRALIGIGSIGEVPILLAKPQTYMNFSGEAVGPLAAYYQVPLRHILLVYDEMSLPNGVMRVQPKGGHGHHNGLKSVMDHLDSCREFPRLCAGIGNPPGTMDQRAFLLQKFSIEERKQVNAALEQGVEAVRTLVMKGFDDGITRFNLGQKYKYHKVDLLPKRNTARNVKGERSTRN from the exons ATGTTGTATTCTGTTTGGGCGCCTACTACTTTCACACCTTATCAAAGAATCCCTGATTTTCGAAGAAAACGTCCAATACATACAAAATTTCGTGTTTCTGCTTCGATACCTGATACTCATGGACCTAAGAAGGAGTACACTCCGTGGTTGATTGTCGGATTAGGGAACCCTGGAAACAAGTATCACGGAACCAGGCACAAT GTTGGTTTTGAAATGATTGATTCGATCTCTCAAAAAGAAGGGATAAAGCTAAATACTATACAATCTAGGGCTTTAATTGGAATAG GATCCATTGGAGAGGTGCCGATTTTGTTGGCAAAACCTCAGACCTACATGAATTTTAGTGGAGAAGCG GTTGGACCACTCGCTGCCTACTATCAAGTACCTTTGCGCCATATACTTTTG GTTTATGATGAGATGAGCTTACCCAATGGTGTTATGAGGGTTCAGCCAAAAGGAGGACATGGTCATCATAACGG GCTCAAAAGCGTTATGGACCATTTGGATAGCTGTCGGGAGTTTCCCCGACTGTGCGCAG GGATTGGTAATCCTCCTGGCACCATGGACCAGAGAGCTTTTCTGCTTCAAAAGTTCAGTATCGAGGAGCGGAAGCAG GTCAATGCTGCACTTGAACAAGGTGTAGAAGCCGTGAGGACCCTTGTCATGAAAGGTTTCGATGATGGCATCACCAGATTCAATTTGGGACAGAAATACAAGTATCACAAGGTTGACCTCCTACCGAAGCGTAACACAGCGCGCAATGTAAAGGGTGAGAGGTCTACCAGAAACTGA